In Colletotrichum higginsianum IMI 349063 chromosome 1, whole genome shotgun sequence, the DNA window CCTccaccacctacctacctggcTTAATCTCCTTGCGATCTGGCTAGCTTGCTGAGAGCAGCCTCATCGGCGTTTTCATGACCTCACCACACTAACTCTGTTTTCTTAACAAATTCAGACATGTCGCAAAAGCACACTATCTTCTCCACCCATCGGCCTTCGTGGAAGATGATCAGGTCACCAGTCAACCACATTCACTAGGTGGTTTGTGGCTTCCAGCAACCCTCAACTGCTCTTGTAATCCGAAGAGGATTGCGAACACCAACGCAAGCGTAGTCGGGACGGATCAAAAGCGATCGTGGTTATAAAacctcgtcatcgacgagggaGATAATAACTGCCAACGCGCCGTAACTCCAAGCACTTCCCCCATCACCGCTTGTCAAGTTGCGGTCCCGGATTCCCTGCAACCATCATCGAGATGATACTCAGTCGACCTTGGTATAAACATtacaaaacaaaaaaaagcAATACTCTGCTCCCTGACCTCCCGCGTCCCTTTCCCTGGATCACCCATTCTACCAAATACACCCTTGCGCTGTTTATTTCTTTTGGCGGTAGGGGATGCGCTGCTGAGACTCCGGAGACTCATGGCTCTGCTCGCGCTTGACGGCGGTGGTGTGCTTTGACCTGCGCATCTCGCCCCAAGCCGCGGATCCAATCCACGCGGCGCCGATTATAGCAGCAATGACAGAGTACGCAATGACATAGGCCCGCGACGAGCTagcgagctcgaggcccagCCCGCCGTTGATGATTCCAAGCACCATCAGAGCCCTACCGTACCAAATGTGGGCGTGGCTGACAATGCCTCGGGCTTGGTTCTGCTTGTAGTACTTGTGGTGTGCCACTCCAAGGAACGGCTGGATAGCCAGCATGGCAACGACTACAGTGCCCAGCAACGTGTGGGTTTGGGCAAAGAGCTACGAAGGGCCTATCAGCTTTGGGGTCCTGGCGCGACAGGCTGGTGGGATCGGGAGACGCCATATCTTCCTCCATTTCACGGAAACGAAATAAAAAAAGGCAACTCACATAACCGTTGTCGCGGGCGTACACGTAGCCAGTGCCGAAGCCGGCCCACATGAGGAGGAAGGCGACAGACTGCCAAGCAGCGTGGGCCATCCACTTACCCAACAAGGGCATGAGGATGGCACCGACAGGGTACAAGAAGATAAACACGATCGACATTATGATGCCGTGAGCGAGGAGGACGTTGGacatgccgccgcctccgttAAATacaacaccgccgccgctggtggAGCCGCCGTTTCCGCTTCCGCTGCCACTTCCGGTGCCGCTACCGCTGCCGTTACCACCACCAGAAGTGCCCACAAACGGGTTGCTGTCGGTCTGGACAGTCGCCTGGGTCAGGTCCAGGGAAAAGCTGGTTTGATCGTCATGCTGCTGGATGCTCTggctggcgctggccgaGTTGATAGCGCCGCCGGCCCTCCAAGCCGCAATCCAAGAGCTGGTGGCCGAGTTGAGGGCCAGGGAGCCGGTGCTCCATGTCGCACAGTTGGTGCAACGGACGTTGGCGATCATCTTTCCGTTCTCGATACCAgagccggcgaggagctcaagCGTGGTGCCCTGGGAGACCTGGGGCATAGTGTGACCGCGCGCGGTACGAGCGCTAACAGTGACGTTGCCATTGCCGTCAGTGTACATGATAAACATGTTCGAGTTGGACATGGTCGAGCCGGATCCCAGAGAAACCCATTGGTAGCTAGTCGGGGCCGACATCTGAAAGTACAGGTTTCCGCTGCCGGAGCTGGAAGCGGCCCGGGGGACCGCGACCCTGAAGCAGATATCATTGGGGCATGCTTGAAGGGGGTCGGCGGAGGCTGTCGCCGCGTCTGTGGCTATCGTTAGTTGTGATCAGCTGAAGGGTGACACATCGAGACATACAAAGCGCGGCTGCTAGGGAAGAAGCTGCAAAAGCCTTCATAATAGACGGTGTCTTTGACGTGACTTGTTACGAGATGAACGATGCTCGACTGGACAACGCTGTCAGCCACGGAAGAACAGATGGAAAAGCTGTTGGATATGTAGAAGGTGGTTGAATGCACGGCTTCCGGATCATGGATATAGTATGATGGGTGGGGGGCGGGTGGAATATAACGTACGTCTTGGTGTGGGAAGAGGCAGAGGCTCTGGACTGATTCGTTGTAGTAGT includes these proteins:
- a CDS encoding Integral membrane protein gives rise to the protein MKAFAASSLAAALYAATASADPLQACPNDICFRVAVPRAASSSGSGNLYFQMSAPTSYQWVSLGSGSTMSNSNMFIMYTDGNGNVTVSARTARGHTMPQVSQGTTLELLAGSGIENGKMIANVRCTNCATWSTGSLALNSATSSWIAAWRAGGAINSASASQSIQQHDDQTSFSLDLTQATVQTDSNPFVGTSGGGNGSGSGTGSGSGSGNGGSTSGGGVVFNGGGGMSNVLLAHGIIMSIVFIFLYPVGAILMPLLGKWMAHAAWQSVAFLLMWAGFGTGYVYARDNGYLFAQTHTLLGTVVVAMLAIQPFLGVAHHKYYKQNQARGIVSHAHIWYGRALMVLGIINGGLGLELASSSRAYVIAYSVIAAIIGAAWIGSAAWGEMRRSKHTTAVKREQSHESPESQQRIPYRQKK